In Falco cherrug isolate bFalChe1 chromosome 2, bFalChe1.pri, whole genome shotgun sequence, the following are encoded in one genomic region:
- the RPS3 gene encoding 40S ribosomal protein S3: MAVQISKKRKFVADGIFKAELNEFLTRELAEDGYSGVEVRVTPTRTEIIILATRTQNVLGEKGRRIRELTAVVQKRFGFPEGSVELYAEKVATRGLCAIAQAESLRYKLLGGLAVRRACYGVLRFIMESGAKGCEVVVSGKLRGQRAKSMKFVDGLMIHSGDPVNYYVDTAVRHVLLRQGVLGIKVKIMLPWDPSGKIGPKKPLPDHVSIVEPKEEILPTTPISEQKGGKPEQPAMPQPVPTA, from the exons ATGGCGGTGCAGATCTCCAAGAAGCGCAAG tttgttgCTGACGGTATCTTCAAAGCTGAGTTGAATGAGTTTCTGACTCGTGAATTGGCTGAAGATGGGTACTCTGGAGTAGAAGTGCGAGTCACTCCAACCAGGACTGAGATTATCATACTTGCCACCAG aactCAGAATGTCCTGGGTGAGAAGGGGCGTCGCATCCGGGAGCTGACAGCTGTCGTGCAGAAGCGGTTTGGATTCCCTGAGGGAAGTGTTGAG cTCTATGCCGAGAAGGTGGCTACGAGAGGTCTGTGTGCAATTGCTCAGGCAGAGTCCCTACGGTACAAGCTGCTGGGAGGTTTAGCAGTGCGTCG AGCCTGCTATGGTGTCCTTCGCTTCATCATGGAAAGTGGTGCCAAGGGTTGTGAGGTGGTTGTGTCTGGCAAACTTAGAGGTCAGCGCGCCAAGTCCATGAAGTTTGTAGATGGCTTGATGATCCACAGTGGAGACCCTGTGAATTACTACGTTGACACAGCTGTGCGTCACGTCCTTCTCCGGCAAG GAGTACTGGGCATCAAAGTAAAGATTATGTTGCCCTGGGACCCAAGTGGAAAGATTGGCCCCAAAAAGCCTCTGCCAGACCATGTCAGCATTGTGGAACCCAAAGAAGAGATCTTGCCCACCACCCccatttcagagcagaaaggtGGCAAACCAGAACAGCCAGCTATGCCTCAGCCAGTTCCCACTGCGTGA
- the SERPINH1 gene encoding serpin H1 isoform X1 encodes MEELMGGFERFFPTFQKFLACPLYTPSTGPGGAQGSPAKQRPGSQRRRSSEASGAAKAMWIILVFALCGLAAAVPSEDRKLSDKATTLADRSTTLAFNLYHAMAKDKNMENILLSPVVVASSLGLVSLGGKATTASQAKAVLSADKLNDDYVHSGLSELLNEVSNSTARNVTWKIGNRLYGPASINFADDFVKNSKKHYNYEHSKINFRDKRSALKSINEWAAQTTDGKLPEVTKDVEKTDGALIVNAMFFKPHWDEKFHHKMVDNRGFMVTRSYTVGVPMMHRTGLYNYYDDETEKLQVVEMPLAHKLSSMIFIMPNHVEPLERVEKLLTREQLKAWAGKMKKRSVAISLPKVILEVSHDLQKHLADLGLTEAIDKTKADLSKISGKKDLYLSNVFHAAALEWDTEGNPYDADIYGREEMRNPKLFYADHPFIFMIKDSKTNSILFIGRLVRPKGDKMRDEL; translated from the exons ATGGAAGAATTGATGG gcGGTTTTGAGAGGTTTTTCCCAACTTTCCAGAAGTTTCTCGCCTGCCCCTTATATACCCCCTCCACGGGACCGGGAGGTGCACAGGGGAGCCCAGCAAAGCAGCGCCCCGGCTCGCAGCGCCGCAG gtcctCAGAGGCGTCCGGTGCTGCCAAAGCCATGTGGATTATTCTGGTGTTTGCTCTCTGCGGCCTCGCTGCAGCCGTGCCCTCGGAGGACAGGAAGCTGAGTGACAAGGCAACAACGCTGGCTGACCGAAGCACAACACTGGCCTTCAACCTCTACCATGCCATGGCAAAAGACAAGAATATGGAGAACATCCTGCTGTCCCCTGTGGTCGTGGCCTCTTCTCTTGGCCTTGTGTCCCTTGGGGGCAAGGCCACAACTGCCTCCCAAGCCAAGGCAGTGCTCAGCGCAGACAAGTTGAATGATGACTATGTGCACAGCGGGTTGTCTGAGCTCCTTAACGAGGTCAGCAACAGCACAGCCCGCAATGTCACCTGGAAGATTGGCAACCGCTTGTACGGCCCCGCCTCCATCAACTTTGCTGATGACTTTGTgaagaacagcaagaaacaCTACAACTACGAGCATTCCAAGATCAACTTTCGAGACAAGAGGAGCGCCCTGAAATCCATTAACGAGTGGGCAGCACAGACCACAGATGGGAAACTCCCAGAGGTCACAAAAGATGTTGAGAAAACTGATGGAGCTCTCATTGTCAATGCCATGTTCTTCAAGC CTCACTGGGATGAGAAGTTCCATCATAAGATGGTGGACAACCGTGGCTTCATGGTGACCCGTTCCTACACTGTGGGAGTCCCCATGATGCATCGCACCG GTCTCTACAATTACTATGATGATGAGACAGAGAAGCTCCAGGTGGTAGAGATGCCACTTGCTCACAAGCTCTCCAGCATGATTTTTATCATGCCAAACCATGTGGAGCCTCTGGAGCGGGTTGAGAAACTGCTGaccagggagcagctgaaggcCTGGGCTGGCAAGATGAAGAAGAGATCAGTGGCCATCTCACTGCCTAAAGTCATCCTGGAAGTCAGCCATGACCTTCAG AAACACTTGGCCGATCTGGGCCTGACAGAAGCCATTGACAAAACCAAGGCTGACTTGTCAAAAATCTCTGGCAAGAAAGACCTTTACCTATCCAATGTCTTCCACGCTGCTGCTCTTGAGTGGGACACTGAAGGAAACCCCTATGATGCTGACATCTATGGCCGAGAGGAGATGAGGAACCCCAAGCTCTTCTATGCTGACCACCCCTTCATCTTCATGATCAAGGACAGTAAAACCAACTCAATTCTCTTCATTGGCAGGCTCGTGAGGCCCAAAGGAGACAAGATGCGTGATGAGTTGTAG
- the SERPINH1 gene encoding serpin H1 isoform X2, translating into MWIILVFALCGLAAAVPSEDRKLSDKATTLADRSTTLAFNLYHAMAKDKNMENILLSPVVVASSLGLVSLGGKATTASQAKAVLSADKLNDDYVHSGLSELLNEVSNSTARNVTWKIGNRLYGPASINFADDFVKNSKKHYNYEHSKINFRDKRSALKSINEWAAQTTDGKLPEVTKDVEKTDGALIVNAMFFKPHWDEKFHHKMVDNRGFMVTRSYTVGVPMMHRTGLYNYYDDETEKLQVVEMPLAHKLSSMIFIMPNHVEPLERVEKLLTREQLKAWAGKMKKRSVAISLPKVILEVSHDLQKHLADLGLTEAIDKTKADLSKISGKKDLYLSNVFHAAALEWDTEGNPYDADIYGREEMRNPKLFYADHPFIFMIKDSKTNSILFIGRLVRPKGDKMRDEL; encoded by the exons ATGTGGATTATTCTGGTGTTTGCTCTCTGCGGCCTCGCTGCAGCCGTGCCCTCGGAGGACAGGAAGCTGAGTGACAAGGCAACAACGCTGGCTGACCGAAGCACAACACTGGCCTTCAACCTCTACCATGCCATGGCAAAAGACAAGAATATGGAGAACATCCTGCTGTCCCCTGTGGTCGTGGCCTCTTCTCTTGGCCTTGTGTCCCTTGGGGGCAAGGCCACAACTGCCTCCCAAGCCAAGGCAGTGCTCAGCGCAGACAAGTTGAATGATGACTATGTGCACAGCGGGTTGTCTGAGCTCCTTAACGAGGTCAGCAACAGCACAGCCCGCAATGTCACCTGGAAGATTGGCAACCGCTTGTACGGCCCCGCCTCCATCAACTTTGCTGATGACTTTGTgaagaacagcaagaaacaCTACAACTACGAGCATTCCAAGATCAACTTTCGAGACAAGAGGAGCGCCCTGAAATCCATTAACGAGTGGGCAGCACAGACCACAGATGGGAAACTCCCAGAGGTCACAAAAGATGTTGAGAAAACTGATGGAGCTCTCATTGTCAATGCCATGTTCTTCAAGC CTCACTGGGATGAGAAGTTCCATCATAAGATGGTGGACAACCGTGGCTTCATGGTGACCCGTTCCTACACTGTGGGAGTCCCCATGATGCATCGCACCG GTCTCTACAATTACTATGATGATGAGACAGAGAAGCTCCAGGTGGTAGAGATGCCACTTGCTCACAAGCTCTCCAGCATGATTTTTATCATGCCAAACCATGTGGAGCCTCTGGAGCGGGTTGAGAAACTGCTGaccagggagcagctgaaggcCTGGGCTGGCAAGATGAAGAAGAGATCAGTGGCCATCTCACTGCCTAAAGTCATCCTGGAAGTCAGCCATGACCTTCAG AAACACTTGGCCGATCTGGGCCTGACAGAAGCCATTGACAAAACCAAGGCTGACTTGTCAAAAATCTCTGGCAAGAAAGACCTTTACCTATCCAATGTCTTCCACGCTGCTGCTCTTGAGTGGGACACTGAAGGAAACCCCTATGATGCTGACATCTATGGCCGAGAGGAGATGAGGAACCCCAAGCTCTTCTATGCTGACCACCCCTTCATCTTCATGATCAAGGACAGTAAAACCAACTCAATTCTCTTCATTGGCAGGCTCGTGAGGCCCAAAGGAGACAAGATGCGTGATGAGTTGTAG